From Bosea sp. NBC_00550, the proteins below share one genomic window:
- a CDS encoding crotonase/enoyl-CoA hydratase family protein, with amino-acid sequence MTVRIERQGKVATVVHSRPEARNAMDPESAEALTRAFLELDGDEETAAIVFWGEGGAFCAGWDLKYAQAFTDAERFEREIVESLAFPPAGAEPRGPMGPSRLEMSKPLIAAVEGPAVAGGMELALWCDVRVMAEDAYFGVYCRRWGIPLIDGGTVRLPRLVGQGSALEIIMTGRKVEADEALRIGLCEKVAPKGQARAVAEAMAQEIARFPQGAVRADRASAIAGHGLSVRTALEQEWKQGVHTIATEGAAGAGRFAAGKGRGGDFSEI; translated from the coding sequence ATGACGGTACGCATCGAGAGGCAGGGCAAGGTCGCGACGGTCGTCCACAGCCGGCCGGAAGCGCGCAACGCCATGGACCCCGAGAGCGCCGAGGCGCTGACACGCGCCTTCCTCGAACTCGACGGCGATGAGGAGACCGCCGCGATCGTGTTCTGGGGCGAAGGCGGCGCCTTCTGCGCCGGCTGGGACCTGAAATACGCCCAGGCCTTCACCGATGCCGAGCGTTTCGAACGCGAGATCGTCGAGAGCCTCGCCTTTCCGCCCGCCGGTGCGGAGCCGCGCGGCCCGATGGGCCCCTCGCGATTGGAGATGAGCAAGCCGCTGATTGCCGCGGTCGAAGGCCCTGCCGTGGCCGGCGGCATGGAGTTGGCGCTGTGGTGCGACGTCCGCGTGATGGCGGAGGACGCCTATTTCGGCGTCTATTGCCGACGCTGGGGCATTCCGCTGATCGATGGCGGCACGGTCCGCCTGCCGCGCCTCGTCGGCCAGGGCAGCGCGCTCGAGATCATCATGACCGGCCGGAAGGTCGAAGCCGACGAAGCCCTGCGCATCGGCCTGTGCGAGAAGGTCGCGCCAAAGGGGCAGGCACGCGCCGTCGCGGAGGCGATGGCACAGGAGATCGCGCGCTTCCCGCAGGGCGCCGTCCGCGCCGACCGCGCCAGCGCCATCGCCGGACATGGCCTGAGCGTCAGGACCGCGCTCGAACAGGAATGGAAACAAGGCGTCCACACCATCGCGACGGAAGGCGCGGCCGGTGCCGGCCGTTTCGCCGCCGGCAAGGGACGCGGCGGCGATTTCTCGGAAATCTGA
- a CDS encoding YaiI/YqxD family protein: protein MTSTAATIAIYVDADACPVKPEIYRVAERHRVKVFVVANSFINVPREPWIERVTVSGGFDAADDWIAERVGRGSIVVTADIPLADRCIKAGADVIGSTGKPFTEASIGMALATRDMMEDLRAMGAASGGPKPFSPKDRSAFLQALDLAIQRLKRAGLAP from the coding sequence ATGACGAGCACAGCCGCAACCATCGCGATCTATGTCGATGCCGATGCCTGCCCGGTGAAGCCGGAGATCTACCGCGTCGCCGAGCGCCACCGGGTTAAGGTCTTCGTCGTCGCCAACAGCTTCATCAACGTGCCCCGCGAGCCATGGATCGAACGCGTGACGGTCTCTGGCGGCTTCGATGCGGCCGATGACTGGATCGCCGAGCGCGTCGGACGCGGGTCGATCGTCGTGACGGCCGACATCCCGCTGGCCGATCGCTGCATCAAGGCTGGCGCCGACGTCATCGGGTCGACCGGCAAACCGTTCACAGAGGCCTCGATCGGCATGGCGTTGGCGACGCGGGACATGATGGAGGACCTGCGGGCGATGGGCGCGGCCAGCGGCGGGCCGAAGCCGTTCTCGCCGAAGGATCGCTCAGCCTTCCTGCAGGCGCTCGACCTCGCGATCCAGCGCTTGAAGCGGGCCGGGCTCGCGCCCTGA
- a CDS encoding pyridoxal phosphate-dependent aminotransferase: protein MAFLADALKRVKPSATITITQKARDLKAQGKDVISLSVGEPDFDTPDNIKEAAIAAIRRGETKYTPVSGIPQLREAVARKFKRENGLDYKASQTIVSTGGKHVIYNALLATLNPGDEVICVSPYWVSYPEMVALCGGTATFAETYLKNDFKLQPEDLEKAITPKTKWVILNSPSNPSGAAYSHAEMKKLTDVLMRHPHVWILTDDMYEHLVYGDFQFVTPAQIEPALYERTLTMNGVSKSYAMTGWRIGYAAGPQQLINAMDLVQGQQTSGTSAISQWAAVEALDGTQDHIPVFRKAFERRRDLVVSMLNQTRGLKCPVPEGAFYVYPDCSELIGRKLPSGKVIETDEDLVMGLLETEAVAAVHGSSFGLGPNFRISYATSDEKLEEACRRIQRFCAELR, encoded by the coding sequence ATGGCCTTTCTTGCCGATGCCCTGAAGCGCGTGAAGCCCTCAGCGACCATCACGATCACGCAGAAGGCCCGCGACCTGAAAGCCCAGGGCAAGGACGTGATCTCGCTCTCCGTCGGCGAGCCCGATTTCGACACGCCGGACAATATCAAGGAAGCGGCCATCGCCGCGATCCGGCGCGGCGAGACCAAGTACACCCCGGTCTCCGGCATCCCGCAGCTGCGCGAGGCCGTCGCCCGCAAATTCAAGCGCGAGAACGGCCTCGACTACAAGGCGAGCCAGACCATCGTCTCGACCGGCGGCAAGCACGTCATCTACAACGCGCTGCTCGCCACGCTGAACCCCGGCGACGAGGTGATCTGCGTCTCGCCCTACTGGGTCAGCTATCCCGAGATGGTCGCGCTCTGCGGCGGCACGGCGACCTTCGCCGAGACCTATCTCAAGAACGACTTCAAGCTGCAGCCGGAAGACCTCGAGAAGGCGATCACCCCCAAGACCAAGTGGGTGATCCTGAACTCGCCGTCGAACCCCTCGGGCGCCGCCTACAGCCACGCCGAGATGAAGAAGCTCACGGATGTGCTGATGCGCCATCCCCATGTCTGGATCCTGACCGACGACATGTACGAGCACCTCGTCTATGGCGACTTCCAGTTCGTCACGCCGGCGCAGATCGAGCCCGCCCTCTACGAGCGCACGCTGACCATGAACGGCGTCTCGAAGTCCTATGCGATGACCGGCTGGCGTATCGGCTACGCCGCTGGCCCGCAGCAGCTCATCAACGCCATGGACCTGGTCCAGGGCCAGCAGACCTCGGGCACCTCGGCGATCTCGCAATGGGCCGCGGTCGAAGCTCTCGACGGCACGCAGGATCACATCCCGGTCTTCAGGAAGGCGTTCGAGCGCCGCCGCGACCTCGTCGTTTCCATGCTGAACCAGACCCGCGGCCTGAAGTGCCCGGTGCCGGAAGGCGCCTTCTACGTCTATCCCGACTGCTCGGAGCTGATCGGCAGGAAGCTGCCGAGCGGCAAGGTGATCGAGACCGATGAGGATCTCGTGATGGGCCTGCTGGAGACGGAAGCCGTCGCGGCCGTGCACGGCTCCTCCTTCGGTCTCGGCCCGAACTTCCGCATCTCCTACGCCACCTCGGACGAGAAGCTGGAAGAGGCCTGCCGCCGCATCCAGCGTTTCTGCGCCGAGCTGCGCTGA
- a CDS encoding rhodanese-like domain-containing protein, with product MLPASFVFGQSANTLSPREAFEAAQAKRILLIDIRSAEEWADTGLPQGALAFDADAPAFEVRLAGLRLDNPGKRIALIDRTGAQAVAVAQKLAGRGWRDLAAVRGGVLGPGGWLAEKLPLTPP from the coding sequence GTGCTCCCGGCCTCTTTCGTTTTCGGGCAGAGCGCGAACACCCTCTCCCCGCGCGAAGCGTTTGAAGCCGCTCAGGCAAAGCGAATCCTGCTGATCGATATCCGCAGCGCGGAGGAATGGGCCGATACCGGCCTGCCGCAGGGCGCCCTAGCGTTCGATGCCGATGCGCCGGCCTTCGAGGTCCGCCTCGCCGGGCTTCGCCTCGACAATCCCGGCAAGCGCATCGCGCTGATCGACCGCACCGGCGCGCAGGCCGTGGCCGTCGCGCAGAAGCTGGCCGGACGCGGCTGGCGCGATCTCGCGGCGGTGCGGGGCGGCGTGCTTGGGCCGGGTGGGTGGCTGGCCGAGAAGCTGCCACTGACGCCGCCGTAG
- the trmD gene encoding tRNA (guanosine(37)-N1)-methyltransferase TrmD, giving the protein MPFHASILTLYPEMFPGPLGISLAGEGLRKGLWALDAHQIREHGIGRHRNVDDNPAGGGAGMVLRCDVLAAAIDAAVPAEDERPRLLMSPRGRPLQQRQVREWADGPGLVIICGRFEGVDERVIEGRNLIEVSIGDYILSGGEMAALTLLDACVRLIPGVMGKEASGEDESFENGLLEYPHYTRPREWEGRGLPEALLSGDHARIAKWRRQQAETITRERRPDLLNPSPRGGEGGSAKR; this is encoded by the coding sequence ATGCCCTTCCATGCCTCGATCCTGACGCTCTACCCGGAGATGTTTCCGGGCCCGCTGGGCATCTCGCTGGCGGGCGAGGGGCTGCGCAAGGGCTTGTGGGCGCTCGATGCGCACCAGATTCGCGAGCACGGCATCGGCCGCCATCGCAATGTCGACGACAACCCGGCCGGCGGCGGCGCCGGCATGGTGCTGCGCTGCGACGTGCTGGCGGCGGCGATCGATGCCGCCGTGCCGGCCGAGGATGAACGCCCGCGCCTGCTGATGTCTCCGCGCGGGCGGCCGCTTCAGCAGCGCCAAGTGCGCGAATGGGCTGATGGCCCCGGCCTCGTCATCATCTGCGGGCGCTTCGAGGGCGTCGACGAGCGCGTCATCGAGGGGCGCAACCTGATCGAGGTCTCGATCGGCGACTACATCCTCTCCGGTGGCGAGATGGCGGCGCTGACGCTGCTCGATGCCTGCGTGCGCCTCATTCCCGGCGTGATGGGCAAGGAAGCCTCGGGCGAGGACGAGAGCTTCGAGAACGGCCTGCTCGAATATCCGCACTACACCCGCCCGCGCGAATGGGAAGGCAGGGGCCTGCCGGAGGCGCTGCTCTCCGGCGACCATGCCCGCATCGCGAAATGGCGACGCCAGCAGGCGGAGACGATCACGCGGGAGAGAAGGCCGGACCTGTTGAATCCTTCTCCCCGCGGGGGAGAAGGTGGCAGCGCGAAGCGCTGA
- a CDS encoding HAD family hydrolase, with protein MMPSDKPARALIFDMDGTIVDNMRFHDDAWESWHVSNSLPFDRNTFAARTAGMAGNEIISSYFPQAAVAELDAMSDSKEALYREAYLPHVAANAGFLDLIARAEAAGIPMAVATAAPPANIEVVLDTLGLRQRFATIVSPSQGFRGKPHPDMFLAAAERMKVQPADCIVFEDAPLGVEAAHRAGMRAIALLTMLDAGGFAAYGNLIASVRDFTALDGLPALRFS; from the coding sequence ATGATGCCAAGCGATAAGCCGGCCCGCGCGCTGATCTTCGACATGGACGGCACCATCGTCGACAACATGCGCTTCCATGACGATGCCTGGGAAAGCTGGCACGTCAGCAACAGCCTGCCATTCGACCGCAACACTTTTGCCGCGCGCACTGCCGGCATGGCCGGCAACGAGATCATCTCCTCCTATTTCCCGCAGGCGGCCGTCGCCGAGCTGGACGCGATGAGCGATTCCAAGGAGGCGCTCTATCGGGAGGCCTACCTGCCGCATGTCGCCGCAAACGCCGGCTTCCTCGACCTGATCGCGCGCGCCGAAGCGGCCGGCATCCCGATGGCGGTGGCGACCGCCGCGCCGCCAGCGAATATCGAGGTGGTGCTCGACACGCTCGGCCTGCGCCAGCGCTTCGCCACCATCGTCTCGCCGAGCCAGGGTTTCCGCGGCAAGCCGCATCCGGACATGTTCCTGGCCGCGGCCGAGCGCATGAAGGTTCAGCCCGCCGACTGCATCGTCTTCGAGGATGCGCCGCTGGGTGTCGAGGCCGCGCATCGCGCCGGCATGCGCGCCATCGCCTTGCTCACGATGCTCGATGCCGGCGGCTTCGCGGCCTATGGCAACCTGATCGCCTCGGTTCGCGATTTCACGGCGCTGGACGGGTTGCCGGCACTGCGCTTCAGTTAG
- the rimM gene encoding ribosome maturation factor RimM (Essential for efficient processing of 16S rRNA), with protein MSDNQLILLGIVGAPHGVRGEVRIKTFTGDPLAIAGYGPLVDRKGRTYEIDDVRPAKEVVVARLKGVTTREQAEALNGVELLVARDKLAASEDEDEFLHADLIGCTVIGPDGATLGTVTTVENYGAGDLLDVETPDGRSVLIPFTKAVVPRIDIAARRIEAEPPAGLFEPDDGQPDDAKR; from the coding sequence ATGTCTGACAATCAACTCATCCTGCTCGGTATCGTCGGCGCGCCGCATGGCGTGCGCGGCGAGGTCAGGATCAAGACCTTCACCGGCGATCCGCTCGCGATCGCCGGTTACGGCCCGCTGGTCGACCGCAAGGGCCGAACCTACGAGATCGATGACGTCCGCCCCGCCAAGGAGGTGGTCGTCGCCCGGCTCAAGGGCGTGACGACCCGCGAGCAGGCGGAAGCGCTGAACGGCGTCGAGCTGCTCGTCGCGCGCGACAAGCTGGCCGCGAGCGAGGATGAGGATGAGTTCCTGCATGCCGATCTGATCGGTTGCACCGTCATCGGCCCCGATGGGGCGACGCTCGGAACCGTCACGACGGTCGAGAATTACGGCGCGGGCGACCTGCTCGATGTCGAGACGCCGGACGGGCGCTCGGTGCTGATACCCTTCACCAAAGCTGTCGTGCCGCGCATCGACATCGCCGCAAGGCGGATCGAGGCCGAGCCGCCGGCTGGATTGTTCGAACCCGACGACGGTCAACCAGATGATGCCAAGCGATAA
- the rpsP gene encoding 30S ribosomal protein S16, producing MSLKIRLTRGGAKKRPYYRIVVADARSPRDGRFIEKIGSYDPMKPKDSAERVVLDLEKVQSWLAKGAQPTDRVLRFLDAAGIAKRPARNNPNKAVPGEKAKERAEKKAEKAAAPAAEASAEA from the coding sequence ATGTCCCTCAAGATTCGCCTGACCCGCGGCGGCGCCAAGAAGCGCCCCTACTATCGCATCGTCGTCGCCGACGCCCGCTCGCCGCGCGATGGCCGCTTCATCGAGAAGATCGGCTCCTATGATCCGATGAAGCCGAAGGATTCGGCCGAGCGCGTCGTTCTCGACCTCGAGAAGGTCCAGTCCTGGCTCGCCAAGGGCGCCCAGCCGACCGACCGCGTGCTGCGCTTCCTCGATGCCGCCGGCATCGCCAAGCGCCCGGCCCGCAACAACCCGAACAAGGCCGTTCCGGGCGAGAAGGCCAAGGAGCGCGCCGAGAAGAAGGCCGAGAAGGCTGCTGCCCCGGCCGCCGAAGCCTCCGCCGAGGCGTGA
- the ffh gene encoding signal recognition particle protein, whose amino-acid sequence MFGTLSDRLSGILSGLTRRGALTEEDVNAALREVRRALLEADVALEVVRSFTDKVRERAVGAEVLKSITPGQQVIKIVNDVLIDTLGGEGEGIGFDAVPPVPILMVGLQGSGKTTSTAKIAKRLTERNKKKVLMASLDTRRPAAMEQLAVLGTQVGVQTLPIVAGQSAVQIAKRAIEAARLGGYDVVMLDTAGRVTLDDTLMAEVAEVKAATNPHEVLLVADALTGQDAVNTARAFDARVGLTGIVLTRMDGDSRGGAALSMRAVTGKPIKLVGTGEKVGELEDFHPSRVANRILGMGDIVSLVERAAETIDAEQAQATAQRMAKGQFDLSDMRAQLQQMEKMGGIGGVMGMLPGMKQAQSQLASAGVGDKMFKRMIAAIDSMTPAERKNPDLLKNSRKKRIAAGSGTSAESINKLLKMHRGMADAMKMMSKQKGGMLGKLGSMFGLGGGLPAGMPDPSKMDPAQLAELQKQLGAGGGLPSMPPGGFPGLPKGITPPAGMMPKLPGLGGGGLPGLGGPFGKKK is encoded by the coding sequence ATGTTCGGCACGCTCAGCGACAGACTCTCAGGCATCCTCTCGGGGCTGACCCGCCGGGGTGCGCTGACCGAGGAGGATGTCAACGCCGCGCTGCGCGAGGTTCGCCGTGCGCTGCTGGAGGCCGACGTCGCGCTCGAGGTCGTCCGCAGCTTCACCGACAAGGTGCGCGAGCGGGCCGTCGGCGCCGAGGTTCTGAAGTCGATCACGCCCGGCCAGCAGGTCATCAAGATCGTCAACGACGTCCTGATCGACACGCTCGGCGGGGAGGGCGAGGGCATCGGCTTCGACGCCGTGCCGCCGGTGCCGATCCTGATGGTGGGTCTGCAGGGCTCCGGCAAGACGACCTCGACCGCGAAGATCGCCAAGCGGCTGACGGAGCGGAACAAGAAGAAGGTGCTGATGGCGTCGCTCGATACGCGACGCCCGGCCGCCATGGAACAGCTCGCGGTGCTCGGCACCCAGGTCGGCGTGCAGACGCTGCCGATCGTCGCCGGCCAGTCGGCCGTGCAGATCGCGAAGCGCGCCATCGAGGCGGCGCGGCTGGGCGGCTACGACGTCGTCATGCTCGACACCGCCGGCCGCGTCACGCTCGACGACACGCTGATGGCCGAGGTCGCCGAGGTGAAGGCCGCGACGAACCCGCACGAGGTGCTGCTGGTCGCCGATGCGCTGACCGGCCAGGATGCGGTCAACACCGCGCGCGCCTTCGATGCCCGCGTTGGCCTCACCGGCATCGTGCTGACCCGCATGGACGGCGATTCGCGCGGTGGCGCGGCGCTCTCGATGCGCGCCGTCACCGGCAAGCCGATCAAGCTGGTCGGCACCGGCGAGAAGGTCGGCGAGCTCGAGGATTTCCATCCCTCGCGCGTCGCGAACCGCATCCTCGGCATGGGCGATATCGTCAGCCTCGTCGAGCGCGCGGCCGAGACGATCGATGCCGAGCAGGCGCAGGCGACTGCGCAGCGCATGGCGAAGGGCCAGTTCGACCTCTCCGACATGCGCGCGCAGCTTCAGCAGATGGAGAAGATGGGTGGCATCGGCGGCGTGATGGGCATGCTGCCCGGCATGAAGCAGGCCCAGTCTCAGCTCGCCAGCGCGGGCGTCGGCGACAAGATGTTCAAGCGCATGATCGCCGCGATCGATTCGATGACGCCGGCCGAGCGCAAGAACCCCGACCTGCTCAAGAACAGCCGCAAGAAGCGCATCGCGGCCGGTTCCGGCACCTCGGCCGAGAGCATCAACAAGCTGCTCAAGATGCATCGCGGCATGGCCGACGCCATGAAAATGATGAGCAAGCAGAAGGGCGGCATGCTCGGCAAGCTCGGCAGCATGTTTGGGCTCGGCGGCGGTCTTCCCGCCGGCATGCCCGACCCGTCGAAGATGGATCCTGCCCAGCTCGCCGAACTGCAGAAGCAGCTCGGCGCGGGCGGTGGCTTGCCCTCGATGCCCCCTGGCGGTTTCCCAGGGCTTCCGAAGGGCATCACGCCCCCGGCCGGCATGATGCCGAAGCTGCCGGGCCTCGGCGGCGGCGGGCTGCCCGGGCTGGGCGGACCGTTCGGCAAGAAGAAGTAG
- a CDS encoding CAP domain-containing protein: MKRSSVLALLALSCLLAACAGGPRQDGPPNPRTVEKIAAVSLDPASAGRILNAYRASNGLGPVKPDPRLMAMAQRQADAMAAQNALSHDAGGSFGARVQAAGIDSARAAENLGGGYFSTEEAFAGWRQSSGHNANLLMKEATRYGIALAKDPRTSYGAWWVLVVAADPERRVTLDTGPLVPVQRR; encoded by the coding sequence ATGAAACGCTCCTCCGTCCTCGCTCTCCTGGCCCTGTCCTGTCTGCTCGCGGCCTGTGCCGGCGGTCCGCGCCAAGACGGTCCGCCGAATCCCAGGACAGTCGAGAAGATCGCCGCCGTCTCGCTCGATCCGGCATCGGCGGGGCGCATCCTCAACGCCTATCGCGCCAGCAACGGCCTCGGCCCGGTCAAGCCCGATCCGCGCCTGATGGCGATGGCGCAGCGCCAGGCCGATGCGATGGCCGCGCAAAATGCGCTCTCGCATGATGCCGGCGGCAGCTTCGGCGCGCGCGTGCAGGCTGCGGGCATCGACAGCGCCCGGGCGGCCGAGAATCTCGGCGGCGGCTACTTCTCGACCGAGGAAGCCTTCGCCGGTTGGCGCCAGTCCTCTGGCCACAACGCCAATCTCCTGATGAAGGAGGCGACCCGTTACGGTATCGCCCTCGCCAAGGATCCGCGCACGAGCTACGGGGCCTGGTGGGTGCTGGTGGTCGCCGCCGACCCCGAGCGGCGCGTCACGCTCGACACCGGGCCGCTCGTACCCGTCCAAAGGCGTTGA
- a CDS encoding LysE family translocator translates to MTFEAWAAFAAATAVLLVIPGPTILLVISYALGQGWRTAFPIAVGVALGDFTAMTLSMLGIGALLATSAMVFTALKWIGAAYLIWLGIKLFRAGGTLDAKPREDAAPAWKMLGHAWLVTALNPKSITFFVAFLPQFLDTKGDFWTQMLIFEATFIGLAFANAMGYALVASRARAVVSDPRAIGLFNKAGGTLLIGAGVATVAIRSGSN, encoded by the coding sequence ATGACCTTCGAAGCCTGGGCCGCCTTCGCCGCCGCCACCGCCGTCCTCCTGGTCATTCCCGGACCGACGATCCTCCTCGTTATCTCCTATGCGCTCGGCCAGGGCTGGCGCACCGCCTTCCCGATCGCCGTGGGCGTCGCGCTCGGCGATTTCACGGCGATGACGCTCTCCATGCTCGGCATCGGCGCCTTGCTCGCCACCTCCGCCATGGTCTTCACCGCGCTGAAATGGATCGGCGCTGCCTATCTCATCTGGCTGGGCATCAAGCTGTTCCGGGCCGGCGGCACGCTCGACGCCAAGCCGCGAGAGGATGCCGCCCCCGCCTGGAAGATGCTCGGCCATGCCTGGCTGGTGACGGCGCTCAACCCCAAGAGCATCACCTTCTTCGTGGCCTTCCTGCCGCAGTTCCTCGACACGAAGGGCGATTTCTGGACGCAGATGCTGATCTTCGAGGCGACCTTCATCGGCCTCGCCTTCGCCAATGCCATGGGCTACGCGCTGGTCGCCTCCCGCGCCCGCGCCGTCGTCAGCGATCCCCGCGCGATCGGGCTCTTCAACAAGGCCGGCGGCACGCTGCTGATCGGCGCCGGCGTCGCGACGGTGGCGATCCGCTCCGGCAGCAACTGA
- a CDS encoding MBL fold metallo-hydrolase, translating to MNRRKLLSFLGLGALLASTGAAWAAISRSRNPYYQGPVSDHFDGVLFSDGRTVSKGLLDVLRWQTGKREREAFPLAYGTPPQDKPPARVDGARIVHLGHASFLYQVGGLNLLIDPVYSERASPFSFIGPKRVNAPGVAFDDLPAIDAVLITHNHYDHLDIETLARLHQRDRPRLIMPLGNDSIVRARIPDARTEAHDWNERLQLSDTVAVTLVPSYHWSARGAFDRRMALWCSYIIEAAGTKIFHIGDTGYHDGSLYERLGREHGPFRLAVLPIGAYEPRWFMSDNHMNPDEAVKVMLALRAEQAIGHHWGTFQLTDEGVERPPAALKAALAEAGLPEERFRPMRPGLSWIG from the coding sequence ATGAACCGTCGCAAGCTTCTCTCATTCCTCGGCCTGGGTGCCCTGCTGGCCTCGACCGGCGCGGCCTGGGCGGCGATCTCCCGCTCCCGCAATCCTTATTATCAAGGCCCCGTCAGCGACCATTTCGACGGTGTCCTCTTCAGCGACGGGCGCACCGTCAGCAAGGGTCTGCTCGACGTGCTGCGCTGGCAGACCGGCAAGCGCGAGCGCGAGGCCTTCCCGCTAGCCTATGGCACCCCACCGCAGGACAAGCCGCCGGCCCGCGTCGACGGCGCCCGCATCGTCCATCTCGGCCACGCCTCGTTCCTCTATCAGGTCGGTGGCCTCAACCTGCTGATCGACCCGGTCTATTCCGAGCGCGCCAGCCCCTTCTCCTTCATCGGGCCGAAGCGGGTGAATGCGCCCGGCGTCGCCTTCGACGACCTGCCGGCGATCGACGCCGTCCTCATCACCCACAACCACTACGACCATCTCGATATCGAGACGCTGGCACGCCTCCACCAGCGCGATCGGCCGCGCCTGATCATGCCGCTCGGTAACGACTCGATCGTCAGGGCCCGCATCCCGGATGCACGCACCGAGGCGCATGACTGGAACGAGCGGCTGCAGCTCTCCGATACCGTCGCGGTCACGCTGGTGCCGAGCTACCACTGGTCGGCGCGCGGCGCCTTCGACCGGCGTATGGCGTTGTGGTGCTCCTACATTATCGAAGCTGCGGGCACGAAGATCTTCCACATCGGCGATACCGGCTATCACGACGGTTCGCTCTATGAGCGGCTTGGCCGCGAGCACGGGCCGTTCCGCCTCGCCGTGCTGCCGATCGGGGCCTACGAGCCGCGCTGGTTCATGTCCGACAACCACATGAACCCGGACGAGGCCGTGAAGGTGATGCTGGCGCTCCGCGCCGAGCAGGCGATCGGCCATCACTGGGGGACGTTCCAGCTCACCGACGAAGGCGTAGAGCGCCCGCCCGCGGCGCTGAAGGCCGCGCTGGCTGAGGCCGGGCTGCCGGAAGAACGCTTCAGGCCGATGCGGCCGGGGCTGAGCTGGATAGGGTAG
- a CDS encoding GyrI-like domain-containing protein — protein MPLEPQPVQPPPTLPAPGQPLPPAPSQQQTGVPDPNATLAGKGSDSSDVAGVTLAPKPVLTMSGQATWDQGFQKLADSFKALRAEAQRSGLAVAGRPLTLFVETTDDGFRFDAMLPVAIPAGGQAPSLSPDFRMGTSPAGRAFRFLHQAPYDDIDSTYETITAYLEAKSIVVKDSFLEEYVSELNDPGDPNLEINVYVQPK, from the coding sequence ATGCCGCTAGAGCCGCAGCCGGTGCAGCCGCCGCCGACCCTGCCTGCGCCGGGCCAGCCGCTTCCGCCGGCTCCGTCGCAGCAGCAGACCGGTGTGCCCGATCCCAATGCGACGTTGGCGGGCAAGGGCTCCGACAGCAGCGATGTCGCCGGGGTGACTCTCGCGCCCAAGCCTGTCCTGACGATGTCGGGCCAGGCGACCTGGGACCAGGGGTTCCAGAAGCTGGCGGACAGCTTCAAGGCCCTGCGCGCCGAGGCCCAGAGAAGTGGGTTGGCGGTCGCCGGGCGCCCGCTCACGCTCTTCGTCGAGACGACCGATGACGGCTTCCGCTTCGATGCGATGCTGCCGGTCGCAATTCCCGCCGGTGGACAGGCGCCCTCGCTCAGCCCCGATTTCAGGATGGGGACGTCACCGGCAGGCCGCGCGTTCCGCTTCCTGCATCAGGCGCCCTATGACGACATCGACTCGACCTACGAGACGATCACCGCCTATCTCGAAGCGAAGAGCATTGTCGTGAAGGATTCCTTCCTCGAGGAATATGTCAGCGAGCTCAACGATCCCGGCGATCCGAACCTCGAAATCAACGTCTACGTGCAGCCGAAATAG